The genomic interval CTGGTCAAGTCCGGTCGCACCGTGGTGCTGCTGTCGGGCGACGGCACGGCGGCCGCCCGCGAGGTCGCCGCCGGCGTCGGCATCGGTGAGGTGGTGGCGGAAGTCACGCCCGCGCGCAAGCTCGAATACGTGCAAGGGCTGCAGGCGAGCGGGGCGGTGGTGGCGATGATCGGTGACGGCGTGAACGACGCGCCGGTGCTGGCCGCTGCCGCGATGTCCATCGCCATGGGCGGCGGCACGCCGGTGGCGCAGGGGACGAGCGACATGATCCTGTTGTCGAATCGTCTCGAGCATCTCGCCGCCGCCTTCGACATTGCCGGCCGGACACGGCGGATCATCCGCGAGAATCTGCTGTGGGCGGCCGCATACAACGTGGTGGCATTGCCGCTCGCCATTGCCGGTTACGTGACGCCGTGGATGGCGGGCCTCGGCATGTCCGCGAGCTCACTGCTGGTAGTGGTGAATGCCCTGCGCCTTGCCCGCCCGGATCGGCACGCCGCCGCGGGGCAGGCGGGCGCCACACTGGAATGTCGGTCTCTCGCACCGCGGGCGGGCTAGGATGGAGATTCTCTATCTCCTCATTCCGCTCTCGGTGACGCTGGTCTTTGCGATTGCGGTGGTGTTCTGGTACGCATTGAAGAGCGGGCAGTTCGACGATCTCGAAGGCCCTGCGCACCGGATCCTGATGGACGACGACGGCCCCGGTGCGACGGGCGGTGGTTCCCCCGGAGGGCGCCTTGATCTGGATCAAAAGTAAGTGATGACCCTTCCCGTAACATGGGCGCCGGGTTGCGTCCGCCCCAGGCGCTTGCGCCCTGGCAACAGAAATTCTTCAGAACGTTAAGGAGACGTGGAACATGAGTTCGCAGGCGACTACCTACAACTACACCGTGGTCCGGCAATTCGCCATCATGACCGTCGTGTGGGGGATCGTCGGCATGCTGGTCGGTGTCATTGCGGCTGCCCAGCTCATCTGGCCGGATCTCACCCACGGCATACCGTGGCTTTCGTACGGGCGCCTGCGACCTTTGCACACCAACGCGGTGATCTTCGCGTTCGGTGGCTCCGCGCTCTTTGCAACGTCCTACTACGTCGTGCAGCGCACGTGTCACGCGCGACTCTTCTGTGACAAGCTCGCGGCCTTCACGTTCTGGGGCTGGACCCTGGTCATCGTGCTCGCGGCGATCACGCTGCCGCTGGGGATCACGACGTCGAAGGAATACGCCGAGCTCGAATGGCCGATCGACCTCCTGATCGCCGTCGTCTGGGTGTCTTACGCGATCGTCTTCTTCGGCACCATTCTCAAGCGCCGCACGCCGCACATCTACGTGGCGAACTGGTTTTTCGGCGGCTTCATCCTGACTATAGCGCTGCTGCACATCGTGAACAGCGCCGAACTGCCGATCGCGTTCTCCAGCTGGAAGTCGTATTCCGTCTATTCGGGATCGCAGGACGCGATGGTGCAGTGGTGGTACGGGCACAATGCCGTCGGCTTCTTCCTGACCGCAGGCTTCCTCGGCATGATGTACTACTTCGTGCCGAAGCAGGCAGGTCGCCCGGTCTATTCCTATCGGCTGTCGGTGGTGCACTTCTGGGCGCTGATCTTCACCTACATGTGGGCCGGTCCGCACCATCTGCACTACACCGCGTTGCCCGACTGGACGCAGTCGCTCGGCATGGTGTTCTCGCTCATCCTGCTGGCGCCGTCGTGGGGTGGCATGATCAACGGCATCATGACGCTGTCGGGTGCGTGGTACAAACTGCGCACGGATCCGATCCTCAAGTTCCTGATCGTGTCGCTGTCGTTCTATGGCATGTCGACGTTCGAAGGCCCGATGATGTCGGTGAAGACGGTGAACGCACTGTCCCACTACACCGAATGGACCATCGGCCACGTGCACTCCGGCGCGCTCGGCTGGGTGGCGATGATTTCCATCGGCAGCATCTACTACCTGATTCCGCGGCTCTTCGGCCGCAGCGAGATGTACAGCGTCAAGCTGATCACGCTGCATTTCTGGGTCGCGACCATCGGTGTCGTGCTGTACATCGCGGCGATGTGGATCGCTGGCGTGACGCAGGGTCTCATGTGGCGTGCCGTGAACCCAGACGGAACACTCACCTACAGCTTCGTGGAAGCGGTGAAGGCGATGTATCCCTTCTACGGTATCCGCCTGCTGGGTGGCTTCCTCTTCTTCTCTGGCATGCTCATCATGGCCTACAACGTCGTGAAGACGGTCGCCGGTCACAAGGCCGTCGACGCGCCGATTCCGGCGGTGGCCGGCGCCCACGCCTGACCTTAGGAGCGAACAAAAAATGGCTGGGACCTATTTTCACGACAGAATCGAACGCAACACCGGGCTCATGATCGTGCTGACCATCCTGACGGTCGCCGTCGGGGGTCTGGTCGAGATCGTGCCGCTGTTCTTCCAGAAATCGCAGATCGAGCCGGTGGCGGGTCTGAAGCCTTACACCGCATTGCAGCTCGCGGGGCGGGACGTGTACGTCCGGGAGGGGTGCTACACGTGTCACTCGCAGATGGTGCGTCCGTTCCGTGCAGAGACCGAGCGCTACGGGCATTTCTCGGTGGCCGGTGAGTCGGTGTACGACCATCCGTTCCAGTGGGGCAGCAAGCGCACCGGCCCGGATCTGGCGCGCGTCGGCGGGCGCTACTCGGACGAGTGGCACCGCGTGCACCTCAATCAGCCGCGCGATGTTGTCCCCGAGTCCAACATGCCGGCCTATCCGTGGCTCCTGCAGACGGTGCTCGACGGCAAGGACATGCCGCTCAAGCTGAAGGCGATGCGCACGCTCGGCGTACCGTACACGGACGAGGACATCACTGGTGCCACTGCCGCGGTCGCCGGCAAGACCGAGGTGGAGGCGCTGATCGCCTATCTGCAGGTGCTCGGCACCTCACTCAAGTCGGCGAGGTAGGTGATGGACGTCAACGATATCCGGTCGGCCATGACGGTGATCATGTTCGTCGTATTCCTCGGCATCGTCTTCTGGGCGTTCAGCGGCAGGCGCAAGCGTGCCTTCGACGAGGCCGCGAACCTGCCATTCGACGAGGACGACTCGATGGTTGCCGGCAAGTCTCGGAATACCTCAAAAGAAAACGGAGCGTAGGAGAAAAATGAGCGAGTTCACGAGTGGATTCTGGAGCCCCTACATCGCCATCATCACGCTGGCGAGCGTGATCGGCTGCGCGGTGTTCCTCAAGGCTACCGGCGGCAAGAGGCGGCCCGGGGGCGAGAAGCTCACCACGACCGGTCACGCCTGGGACGAGGATTTGCAGGAGTGGAATAACCCGCTGCCGAAGTGGTGGACCTACCTGTTCTATCTCACGGTTGTGTTCGGGCTCGTCTATTTGCTGCTCTATCCGGGGCTCGGTTCGTTTCCGGGGCTGCTCGGCTGGACCTCGGTGGGGCAGTACGAGCGTGAGCGGGAAGTGGCCGCGAAGGAATACGATCCCATCTATGAGAAGTTCTCCAAGATGGACATTCCTGCTCTGGCCGAGAATGCCGAGGCGCGCGAGATGGGCCAGCGGTTGTTCCTGACCTACTGCTATCAGTGCCACGGCTCCGACGGACGCGGCGCCAGGGGATTCCCGAACCTCACCGACGGCGACTGGCTGTACGGCGGGTCGCCGGAGGCCATCCAGACGACGATCCTCGACGGTCGGCACGGCATCATGCCGCCGATGATCGACGCGGTGGGTGGAGCGGAAGGCGTCAAGGCCGTCGCCAACTACGTGCGCGAGATTTCCGGTCAGAAGCCGTTCGATCCGGTGCTTGCGGCCGAGGGCAAGGAGAAGTTCGTCGTCTGTGCGGCGTGCCACGGACCCGACGGCAAGGGCAATCCCGCGATCGGTGCACCCAATCTGACCGACAACATCTGGCTCTACGGCGGCTCGCTCGCAACCATTACCGAGACCGTCACCAAGGGCCGCAACAATCAGATGCCGGCGTGGAAGGATCTGCTCGGGGAAACCAAGGTCCACATCCTTGCAGCCTATGTCTACTCGCTGTCGCAGCAGAAGAAATAGATGGGCGTAATGGCGGCGACTGGGAGGAGTCGCCGCGGGGGAAGACGAGAATGAGCAGTCCGCTGCCGAAGGTGCCGCTACCACAGGTTGAGCCCAACGAGCTGGAGAGCGAGCTTTACGAAGTTCGCAAGACCATCTATCCGCGTGCGGTGCACGGCCTTTTTGCCAAATGGCGCTGGGGCCTCGTCATCTTCACGCAGGTGATCTTCTACGGGCTGCCCTGGCTCATGTGGAACGGCCGGCAGGCCGTGCTCTTCGATCTGGGCGCCCGCCGCTTTTATATCTTCGATCTGGTGTTGTGGCCGCAGGACTTCATTTTCCTGACCGGACTGCTCATCATCTCGGCGCTGTCGCTGTTCCTCTTCACCGCAGTGGCCGGGCGCCTGTGGTGCGGTTACGCCTGCCCGCAGACCGTGTATACCGAGCTTTTCATGTGGATCGAGCACCACGTCGAGGGCGACCGCAGCAAGCGGATGAAGCTCGATCGCGAGCCGTGGAGCGCGCACAAGCTCGGCATCAAGGCAGCCAAGCACGGCATCTGGATTGCGGTGGCCCTGTGGACGGGTATCACCTTCGTCGGTTACTTCACGCCGATCCGTACGCTGCTCGGCGAATTCATCAGTTTCAATCTCGGTCCCTGGGAAGCGTTCTGGGTCTTCTTCTATGGCTTTGCCACCTATGGCAACGCGGGCTGGATGCGCGAGCAGGTGTGCAAGTACATGTGCCCGTACGCGCGCTTCCAGAGCGTCATGTTCGATCCCGATACGCTCGTCATCACCTACGATCCCGGGCGCGGGGAACCGCGCGGCTCGCGTGGCAAGAGCGTGGACCACCGGGCGAAGGGTCTTGGCGACTGTGTCGACTGTGAGATCTGCGTGCAGGTCTGCCCCACCGGCATCGATATCCGCAACGGGTTGCAGTACGAGTGCATCGCCTGCGGTGCCTGTATCGACGGCTGCGATCAGGTGATGGACAAGATGGGTTACCCGCGTGGCCTGATCCGTTACTCCACCGAGAATGCGATGCAGGGCAAGCATCCGGAGGAGCCGACGGCGCTGCGCAAGATAGCCTCGCACCTGCTGCGGCCGAGAGTGCTGATCTACTCCGCGATCCTCGCGACCGTGGTGGTGGCGATGACGGCATCGCTCGCCATGCGGGTGCCGGTCAAGCTGAACGTGCTCAAGGACCGCGCCAATCTCGTACGCGAAGCGAGCGACGGCTGGGTGGAGAATGTCTACCGTCTGCAGATCATGAACACCGCCGAGTCGGGCCACCGGTTCCAGGTGTCGGTGCGCGGCTTGCCGGACGTGCGGCTCGTCAGCGAGACTCCGGTGGTGACGGTGGCGGGGGCGTCATCAGTCGTCGTGCCGGTCAGCGTGCAGGTGGATCCGGCCGCGGTTGCGCCTGGCTCGCACCGCATCGACTTCGAAGTCCGTGCGGTCGACAATGAGCGCTTGAGCGCCAGTTCCAATTCCAGCTTCTACGTGCGAGCGCCATGAGACCGTCGACAGCGTCGCGTGTCTGGTACCGCGAGCCGTGGCCGTGGTTTCTTGCGGCGGGGCCGTTTACCGTGGTCGTGGCCGGCGCCATCACCGTCTGGCTTGCCGTAAAGAGCGACGATGGGCTGGTGGCGGACGACTACTACAAGCAGGGGCTCGCCATCAATCAGGTGATCCGGCGCGACCAGACGGCTGCGGAACTTGGCTTGCGCGCGAACGTGCAGTGGAACTTCGACAATCAGCGGGTCAGGGTCTACCTGCGCAGTGACGCGACTGCCCCGCTGCCGGATACGATCGTGTTGCGCGTGCTGCATCCGACCCGGGCCGGTGCCGATCAGGCGGTGACCCTGCGTGGCGCTGGCGGCGGTGTCTACGATGGAGCGCTCCTGCCGTTGCGCAACGGTCGCTGGCTGTTGGGCCTGGAAGATGGTGCGCAGACGTGGCGTCTGATGGGAGAAATGTTCGCACCGCGGGACGCGGAAGTCACCCTGGTGCCGCAGCCCGTGTGACTTGAACGAAACCGATCGGGGGAAACGGAAATGGCCTGGAGTGAGCTGTTCGGGAGTGCAGTGGGGCTTGCAAGCCTGTTGACGATCGTCGGCGTCATCGCCATCGGCTACGGTTTCTATCGCTTCATCAACAACAAGATAGACGAAGAGAGCAAGTGAGCAGCCCCGCGCCGCCGTCAGCCGGAGAGAACACCATGGGGCGCAGGCTCATCTGGGTGTTGTGGCCGGCATTCATCGTCGGTGGGCTGATGACGATGATTTTCTTCGCCCTCGTCGATCCGGATGATATCGGCCTTTTCGGACGCTCCTTCGGCCTCGATCGAACAGCCGTCTACTCGATCGGCTTCTTTTTCTTCTGGGCGTTCGCGGCGGGGTCGAGCGCACTCACGTGCTTTCTGCAGCGATCGCCGTTCGAGATCAATCGCTGTCCGTTGCCGCCGGTCGGGAGACCGTCAGGATGCCCCAAGCGCGAAGGCCCTGATGACTGCTGTGGTTGAGTTGGTGCACGGGATTCTCCGGTTCGTGCTCGCAGCGGGCTTGGCCGTCGGCGCTCCCGCGATGTGGGCGCAAGGGCTGGAATCCCGCGGCGAAGCGCTGTACGCCAACCATTGCGTTGCCTGTCACACCTGCAAGGCACACACGCGACGCGATCCCATCGTGCGCAACCTCGCGGAGCTTGCGCAGCAGGTTGATCGCTGGCAGGCCAATCAGAAACTCGGCTGGACGCCGGAGGACCGTGCCGCCGTGGTCGACTATCTCAACCGGGTCTTCTACAGGTTCTGAACGCTAGCTACCCTGGCAGCGGTGCTGCTGGCCGATCACCGCCTTGAGGCCGACCGCGTCCCTGAATTCGATGTACTTGTTCTGGACGCTGATAAGCCCTTCTTCCTGAAACTTGGAGAACACGCGGCTCACGGTTTCGAGCTTGAGCCCGAGATAGCTGCCGATCTCCTCACGCGTCATGCGCAGGTGGAAGGACGTGCCGGAATAGCCTCGCACCAGGTAGCGCTGCGAAAGATTCAGCAGGAAGGCGGCGAGCCGTTCTTCCGCCTTCATGCTGCCCAGGAGCAGCATCACACCGTGGTCACGCACGATCTCGCGACTCATGATCTTGTGCAGGTGGCGCTGCAGGATGGGGACGGTGCGCGAGAACTCTTCCAGCGTCGCGAAGGGAATCTCGCAGATATCGCTGTCCTCGAGAGCGACCGCGTCGCACGTGTGGACATCGGTGCTGATCGCATCCATGCCCACGAACTCGCCCATCATGTGAAAGCCGGTCACCTGCTCACGACCGTCGTCGTGCAGCACGTAGCTCTTGAGAAAGCCGCTGCGCACGGCGAAGAGAGAGCGGAAGGGCACCCCCGCGCGATAGAGATAGTCACCGCGACGCAGGTAGCTATGGTGCTCGACGAGGCGGTCTAGCTTGTCAACCTCGGATGGATCGAGGCCGATCGGCAGACACAGCTCCTGCAGGCTGCACGTCGAGCAGACACTCTTGAGATGCGCAAAGTCGATCTGCTTCAGGATGGTCCTTGACGCCATGATCGAGGTTTCTCGTGACTTTCTAACTATGGCATGTTCCTTGACCTAGATCAAACGGCTCCCCGGGGTGCGCTGGCATAGTGACCTGCAGGAAGTTTTGCACACACAAGGCACATGCTCTCGTTGGGGAACGTCGTGGCAAATCTGGATCGATCCTCCGCTCTGGAAGTCGACCTCGATCTGATCCGTCGCCTCGACCGCAAAGGTCCACGCTACACCTCGTACCCGACGGCCGACCGTTTCGTCGAGGCCTTCGATGCCGATGCGTACAGCATATGGGCCGCGCAGCGCAACGTCGGACCCGTCAGACGGCCGCTGTCGATCTACGTGCACATTCCCTTCTGCAACACGCTCTGCTTCTACTGTGGCTGCAACAAGATCGTCACCAAGGATGTGACGAAGGCGACCACCTATCTCGACTATCTGTTCGCCGAAGTGCGCATGCAGAGCGCGCTCTTCCGTGAGGAGCCGCGCGTCGAGCAGCTGCACTGGGGCGGTGGCACGCCGACGTTTCTCACGCACGCGCAGATGCGGATGCTCATGGAATGCACGCGGGAGAGTTTCGATCTCGCCCCCGACGGCGAATACTCGATCGAGATCGATCCGCGCAAGGTCAGCGAGGACACCGTCGCACTCCTGCGCGCGCTCGGTTTCAACCGCATGAGTCTCGGCGTGCAGGACTTCGAGCCGGACGTGCAGCACGCGGTCAACCGTGTCCAGAGCGAGGAAGAAACCGAGCGTGTGGTGAATGCGGCGCGTCGCGAAGGATTCCGTTCCATCAGCATCGATCTCATCTACGGGCTGCCCAAGCAGACCGTGATGAGCTTCAACCGGACGCTGGAGAAGGTGCTCACGCTGCGCCCTGACCGCATCGCGGTCTACAACTACGCGCACCTGCCGGTTCTCTTCAAATCGCAGCGCCGCATCCGCGAAGAGGATCTGCCGCTGCCGGAAACAAAGCTGCAGATTCTCGGTCTCGCCATCCGCCGTCTGACCGACGCGGGATACGCCTACATCGGCATGGATCACTTTGCCCTGCCCGAGGACGAGCTCACGATCGCGCAGGCGCAGGGGCGACTGCACCGCAATTTCCAGGGTTATTCGACGCACGCCGACTGCGATCTGGTGGCGCTCGGGGTCTCCGCGATCGGCAAGATCGGACCCACCTACAGCCAGAACCATCGAACGCTGGAGGATTACTACGACGCGCTCGATCGCGGTGAACTGCCCGTCATGCGCGGGATCGAGCT from Betaproteobacteria bacterium carries:
- the ccoS gene encoding cbb3-type cytochrome oxidase assembly protein CcoS, with the protein product MEILYLLIPLSVTLVFAIAVVFWYALKSGQFDDLEGPAHRILMDDDGPGATGGGSPGGRLDLDQK
- the ccoN gene encoding cytochrome-c oxidase, cbb3-type subunit I; this translates as MSSQATTYNYTVVRQFAIMTVVWGIVGMLVGVIAAAQLIWPDLTHGIPWLSYGRLRPLHTNAVIFAFGGSALFATSYYVVQRTCHARLFCDKLAAFTFWGWTLVIVLAAITLPLGITTSKEYAELEWPIDLLIAVVWVSYAIVFFGTILKRRTPHIYVANWFFGGFILTIALLHIVNSAELPIAFSSWKSYSVYSGSQDAMVQWWYGHNAVGFFLTAGFLGMMYYFVPKQAGRPVYSYRLSVVHFWALIFTYMWAGPHHLHYTALPDWTQSLGMVFSLILLAPSWGGMINGIMTLSGAWYKLRTDPILKFLIVSLSFYGMSTFEGPMMSVKTVNALSHYTEWTIGHVHSGALGWVAMISIGSIYYLIPRLFGRSEMYSVKLITLHFWVATIGVVLYIAAMWIAGVTQGLMWRAVNPDGTLTYSFVEAVKAMYPFYGIRLLGGFLFFSGMLIMAYNVVKTVAGHKAVDAPIPAVAGAHA
- the ccoO gene encoding cytochrome-c oxidase, cbb3-type subunit II, whose translation is MAGTYFHDRIERNTGLMIVLTILTVAVGGLVEIVPLFFQKSQIEPVAGLKPYTALQLAGRDVYVREGCYTCHSQMVRPFRAETERYGHFSVAGESVYDHPFQWGSKRTGPDLARVGGRYSDEWHRVHLNQPRDVVPESNMPAYPWLLQTVLDGKDMPLKLKAMRTLGVPYTDEDITGATAAVAGKTEVEALIAYLQVLGTSLKSAR
- a CDS encoding cbb3-type cytochrome c oxidase subunit 3, with protein sequence MDVNDIRSAMTVIMFVVFLGIVFWAFSGRRKRAFDEAANLPFDEDDSMVAGKSRNTSKENGA
- the ccoP gene encoding cytochrome-c oxidase, cbb3-type subunit III, which translates into the protein MSEFTSGFWSPYIAIITLASVIGCAVFLKATGGKRRPGGEKLTTTGHAWDEDLQEWNNPLPKWWTYLFYLTVVFGLVYLLLYPGLGSFPGLLGWTSVGQYEREREVAAKEYDPIYEKFSKMDIPALAENAEAREMGQRLFLTYCYQCHGSDGRGARGFPNLTDGDWLYGGSPEAIQTTILDGRHGIMPPMIDAVGGAEGVKAVANYVREISGQKPFDPVLAAEGKEKFVVCAACHGPDGKGNPAIGAPNLTDNIWLYGGSLATITETVTKGRNNQMPAWKDLLGETKVHILAAYVYSLSQQKK
- the ccoG gene encoding cytochrome c oxidase accessory protein CcoG — translated: MSSPLPKVPLPQVEPNELESELYEVRKTIYPRAVHGLFAKWRWGLVIFTQVIFYGLPWLMWNGRQAVLFDLGARRFYIFDLVLWPQDFIFLTGLLIISALSLFLFTAVAGRLWCGYACPQTVYTELFMWIEHHVEGDRSKRMKLDREPWSAHKLGIKAAKHGIWIAVALWTGITFVGYFTPIRTLLGEFISFNLGPWEAFWVFFYGFATYGNAGWMREQVCKYMCPYARFQSVMFDPDTLVITYDPGRGEPRGSRGKSVDHRAKGLGDCVDCEICVQVCPTGIDIRNGLQYECIACGACIDGCDQVMDKMGYPRGLIRYSTENAMQGKHPEEPTALRKIASHLLRPRVLIYSAILATVVVAMTASLAMRVPVKLNVLKDRANLVREASDGWVENVYRLQIMNTAESGHRFQVSVRGLPDVRLVSETPVVTVAGASSVVVPVSVQVDPAAVAPGSHRIDFEVRAVDNERLSASSNSSFYVRAP
- a CDS encoding FixH family protein, whose translation is MRPSTASRVWYREPWPWFLAAGPFTVVVAGAITVWLAVKSDDGLVADDYYKQGLAINQVIRRDQTAAELGLRANVQWNFDNQRVRVYLRSDATAPLPDTIVLRVLHPTRAGADQAVTLRGAGGGVYDGALLPLRNGRWLLGLEDGAQTWRLMGEMFAPRDAEVTLVPQPV
- a CDS encoding DUF3149 domain-containing protein; its protein translation is MAWSELFGSAVGLASLLTIVGVIAIGYGFYRFINNKIDEESK
- a CDS encoding cytochrome C translates to MTAVVELVHGILRFVLAAGLAVGAPAMWAQGLESRGEALYANHCVACHTCKAHTRRDPIVRNLAELAQQVDRWQANQKLGWTPEDRAAVVDYLNRVFYRF
- the fnr gene encoding fumarate/nitrate reduction transcriptional regulator Fnr, with protein sequence MASRTILKQIDFAHLKSVCSTCSLQELCLPIGLDPSEVDKLDRLVEHHSYLRRGDYLYRAGVPFRSLFAVRSGFLKSYVLHDDGREQVTGFHMMGEFVGMDAISTDVHTCDAVALEDSDICEIPFATLEEFSRTVPILQRHLHKIMSREIVRDHGVMLLLGSMKAEERLAAFLLNLSQRYLVRGYSGTSFHLRMTREEIGSYLGLKLETVSRVFSKFQEEGLISVQNKYIEFRDAVGLKAVIGQQHRCQGS
- the hemN gene encoding oxygen-independent coproporphyrinogen III oxidase — encoded protein: MLSLGNVVANLDRSSALEVDLDLIRRLDRKGPRYTSYPTADRFVEAFDADAYSIWAAQRNVGPVRRPLSIYVHIPFCNTLCFYCGCNKIVTKDVTKATTYLDYLFAEVRMQSALFREEPRVEQLHWGGGTPTFLTHAQMRMLMECTRESFDLAPDGEYSIEIDPRKVSEDTVALLRALGFNRMSLGVQDFEPDVQHAVNRVQSEEETERVVNAARREGFRSISIDLIYGLPKQTVMSFNRTLEKVLTLRPDRIAVYNYAHLPVLFKSQRRIREEDLPLPETKLQILGLAIRRLTDAGYAYIGMDHFALPEDELTIAQAQGRLHRNFQGYSTHADCDLVALGVSAIGKIGPTYSQNHRTLEDYYDALDRGELPVMRGIELSADDLARRAIIQSLMCHFELSTESIETAYLLDFESYFRQELEDLKLYQAEGLIDIERGWLGVTPKGRLLIRNICMVFDRYLRAGEDRARYSKVI